ATACGGAGAGCCCATCCTCTCGgtgcaggtgctgctggagaTGAAGCGGGCCGGCATCGTGCCCAACACCATCACCTACGGCTACTATAACAAGGTGCTTAGCTCTGCCCCCGGCATGCGGCCCCCCCCCACCGACCTCTCTGACTCTGACTCCAGCTCCTTGGAATGGGCTCCCTTCCCCATCAGGGTGCGGCCTCTCGTGCAGGGAGGGGAGCCAgccttgtcgtagcaagcatgaactctgctaagcagggtccaccctggtttgcatttggatggggaactTGATGTGTAAGCCCTGGAAgagatccccctcaggggatggggaacagcccctgcctgctggcctgcagaaggttccccgTCCCCTCCcgggcagcgtctccaagatagggctgggagagactccagcctgccaccttggaggagccgctgccagcctgggtagacaagactgagctagatggaccaagggcctgactcggtaggaggcagcttcctgtagcGTGGCTTCAAGTGGGCCCGCTCGGTGTGTGTCCGTCCTACGCTGATCTCCGAAAAAAAGCCGGAGGGAGCTTAGGATACCGACGCCCTCCCTGTGGGCACCTCCTTTTTCTGTTTCGTGCTGGGTGTGTTTACGCACACTTCCCTTGGGGGCTTTCAGTCCTCTGAGCCACCCCTCGCCCTTCCGCTCTTCCCGCCCCAGGCCATTttggagagcaagtggccctccAGCACCCAGGGAGGCCGGCTGCGCTGGGCCAAACTGCGCAACGTCGTCCTGGGGGCCGCCCAGTTCCGGCAGCCGCTGCGCCAGCGCCAGGCGGAGGTGCAGAGCGTCAGCACGCAGTCAGGTGCGTGGAGAACGGCTGGCGAGGGGGGCGGGATCTCGGGCCTGGTCGCCGGCCAGGAAGCCGAGGGGTTTGCGGGACAGGCCGGAGCAGGAGGTGAGCTTTCGTTAACGGGAACCCGGCCTGGCTTTAGGGGCAGGGCTGTGTGGGGATGCCAAGCTGGTTCCCAGACCCAAGGATGGCCGGGGTCCTAGCGGAGCCGGGCAAAGCCCAAGTCGGCCCTTCCCTTTCTGCGTTGGCAGAGGGCCGAGGGCCGAAGGCGCCCGCCGCCCACTTCCGGTCGAGTCTGAGGCGGCAGACGACGTGGTCCGGGGCCAGCTTGGAGGAGAGCCTGCCGTCCACGTCTCTGGTGAAAAGCGGCAGCCTCAGCTTCCCTCCCCGCGAAGAGGCTTCCTTGCTCGAAGCTGAAGTGCCCCCCGGTGAGTTTCCCTTCCCGGTTCGCCAGCGTGGGGGGCAAGAGGCCGGGCGGGTTGGGTTTCCGGCCTGCTCCGCCGGGGCTCTCTGCCGCCTCTCGGCGGTCCCCTGACGCCTCCCCGGCCACCCTCTCCGCCTTGCAGTGACCCAGGCCCTGGGGGGCAGCAGCGACCTCCTCCCGGCCGTGCCCGCCTGGCTGCGGGACGTGCGGGACGGGCCCGCCAGCTCCGAGGACGGCAGCCTCTCGGACGTCAGCAGCTTCGTGACCGACGAGAGCGACCGGTTCACCCTGAACAGCGTGGACGTCCCGCCAGGCCTCGGGCAGCCGGAGGGGGTTGGACCGGGCCGGGCTCCGGAGAGCCGCGGCAGCCGAGGTGGCACCCCGCGCCGGAGCCTGACGGCCAAGCTGCAGCAGTTCCTCTCGCCCATCAAGCGGCCCTCCGTGAGGCAGGCGCCCGGCGTGGAGCATTCACACGCACGGCCGGAGCCCCCGCCTCGCCGCAGCCCTCTGGAGACTCACCTGTTGCTTCCCCGCGAGCGCCCGGGCTCCACGGCCTCTGAGGTATGCTGCCATGCTGGCCTCTGGGAgggactcccacctgcaaccctcaggagccgctgccaggcggagtaggcagtcctgagctcgatggaccaagggtctgactcagtatgaggccgCTGCTTAGGGCTCTGTATTTCGGGATGGGGCCACCGCTCATCttagtgcatgcagaaggtcccgggttcaatccctggcagcatctcctgctttggctgggagaggctcctgcctgagtacttggagagctgctgccagtcagtgtaggcagtcctgCGTTAGAAGGATtcctggtctgactctgtataaggcagcttcctacccgGTCCTCAGCAATCTGGGCTTCCTGGCTATAAAGGCCAATGAGGAGTCAGTgggtccctcccttcccctctgccacAGAGCTCCGTGTCCCTGGGCAGCGAGTACGACCTCTCGGACACCTCCCTGTGCAGTTTCTACCTCGGCAAGTCCAGCGACCGGCTTTCGGAGCCTCCGGCCGTCGAGGTGCGTCCTGGGTCCCTCGCGGGTTTCCTATCCCAGAGCCGTGCGGGAGAGGCGCGTGCCTCAGTGGCCGTGGGAATCCCCGTGTCGGGGGGTGACGGATGGTCATGGGCACTGCTCCCTTCTCGGGCAGATTCCGCCCTCGGGTTCcggaaggaagcccagcctctCTGCTCttgtttcctcccccccaccgctcaGGTGCTTCTTTCCACCTGTTCTCGGTGCCAGTCCTGCCGCTCGCTGGTCTACGACGAAGAGGTGATGGCCGGCTGGACCTCCGACGACTCCAACCTCAACACCGCCTGCCCCTTCTGCGCCCGCCTCTTCGTCCCTTTCCTCAGCATCGAGATCCAGGACTTCCAGCCTCCCCACAGGTCAGCACcccagacccttggcccacccaGCTTGGTACTGACTGGCTTTCTAGTCAGCTGGCTTTCCGGATGGTCCGACAGAGCCCTTTCCCAGCCCgacttggagattccagggaatcGAATCCTCCGGCTCTCTCGCCTTGGCTGCATCATATTTGATGCGCTTTGTTTGGGGCTGTTTTGTAATGCAGCTCTGTGTGGAATTTGGAAGAAAAAAAGTATGTGTTTATGTATGTATCTATCatgtttctgtactgcctgatatatacacttctaggcggtgtacaaattagatcaCGTAACAGATGTGACAACAGTATCGAAACAGAATTCAGAGAACAAATAAAACCACCTCTCAAGATAAAAAAACCCCTTAAATCATtcaaaaatttcagttaaaaacctgagGAAACAGGtctgtcttgagggtcttcctaaaagcaagcagagaagggggtgatcttatttcaacagggagcatattcgaAAGCCCCGGGGCggccacaaagaaggcctggtcccgaatCGCCACTCAGCAAGCCAGTGGCCACCAtagctggacctctccagatgctctcGAGAGGCAGCAGAGTTCAGGGATCTAGTCCTCATGTTTGTATGCTTGGCTAACTTGGCCAGGAATAgactcttctcccttctccttccacccacccagcaCCACGGACAGCTCTGACGGCAGCTCTATCTCCTCCGACCGGCCGCGAGACAGTGAAGCGCCCGCCCCGGGCAGCCAGGGCCCCGTGCTCAGCGACCGACACCACTGCCTGTCCCTGGATGAGGCCGAGCCGGAGCCTGGGAGGGAATCCAGGGCTGGTTCACTGTGCAATGGCTTCTCCGAGTCCCCGGTATGGATGggcctggggtgggagggggggcatctCGTTCCTTTTATTCCCGCTCGGAGAAAGTGTAGTGTGGAGCTAgaagtggcagggagagaaacatAAGAAGATGCTGTGTGCcgagtcaggccctgggtccatctagctcagtattgtctacactgactggcagctgctctccaaggtttcaggcaggggtctttcccggccctacctggagatgctgccagggactgaagttgggaccttctgcgtgtagtcaggcagatgttcttccattgGGCTGTGGGTCCCTCCGCTacggggaataccttacagcgctTGCATggagtcgcccatccaaatgcaaaccaaggcagatcctgcttggcAGAGAGGGCGAGTGATCCTCAGTAACACgagatcagctctcttcctggcGAGCAGCGTGGAGTGTCCAGCTCGGGAGGTCTGTCTTTTCAACCCAGACCCATCCCCGGAAACTGTGTTCAGTGCCGGCGTCTCCATTCTGGGATGCTTAACCCCGGGGCTCTCGGGCTCTCTTCCTGAGATGTTCCTGTGCCCTGATTCTACCCAGAGTGGTGCTGGgctcccataagaacagccccgctggatcaggcccaaggcctctctaatccagcatcctgtttcagccACACACGGGTCCACCAGTTGCCTCCCGAGAAGCCCACAGCTAAGAGGTGAGATGGGcacgccacccccccccacccccccgctgtggcttccctgcaactggggtcgagaggcatcatgcctcggaggccggagatggcccacagccaccagactactagTAGCCCTCGATCggcctgcttttaaaaaggagagaggaAGTGTCTTTCGCTCTTTGGAATCAAACCTTCCAAACATTTGCACGTCCCCTTTTGGACATTCAGACTCTCCAGAGTTTTGGCTggcggggcagggaggcaggggggaagcagcgatcaagaactgaaccctggcaGAGAGAAGCAGCTGTGGCTGCAGAGGAGAATGaccgtgtgtgtccccccccaacCCTCTTCCTCCAGCTCCCTCGGCATCCCGCCCGTCGCGTGGAGAGCCTGGCCTTTGCCTACCTGAGCCCCCTGGTCCTGCGCAAGGAGCTGGAGACGCTGCTGGAGAACGAGGGGGCCGACTTCCTCTCGCAGCCCGAGCTGGTGGACAACCACCCCATCATCTACTGGAACCTGGTCTGGTACTTCCAGCGCCTGAGCATGCCCAGCGGCCTGCCCCAGCTCTTGCTGGCTTCCAAGCACGTCCAGCCAGCCCACCAGGTGAGGGCCGCggcctcttctctccccaccccgttCCGGGCGTCACAGGCGGGGGATGGCGGCAACCGTGGGGCTCCCGCGCTGGAGCCCCCCTGAAGCTGGACTCTGCTAGGCAGGGGAGACGTTGCCGTGGGGGTGTGTGAGATGGGGCAAACCTGCACCCCCAACAGGGCAAAGACACACACCTCTTGAAGTGGCGGTTCGCTTTATTGGCGTGTTGACATTTCTGTCCCGCTCTCCCTCCGaggagcccggagcagtgtacatggttatgttttcctcacaacaaccctcggAGGTAGGAACGTAGAAAGCtgtcttctgctgagtcaggcgttggtccatctagctcaggattgtctaccctgactggcagcggcttctctgaggttgcaggcaggaatctctctcagccctctcccggagctgccagggagggaacctgggacctgccAGCAAATGGGTGCTCTTCCCTAGAACGGCGCCCTCCCCgaaagggggatatcttacagcgctcacgtgtagtctccccctcaaatgtaaaccagagcagaccctgcttagcaaaggggaccattcatgcttgtttTAACACAAGAGGTACTTAGATGGAGagttacatgactggcccagagtcaccccagcaagtctcatggctgaacaaAGATTTGGGCTCGGGTCTCCCGGTCTTCGTTCAACACTCggaccaccacaccacgctggctctcttctaTATTTGGCCCCAGTACAGTGTTCtttccaggggtgtgtgtgtgtgtgttctctgtgGGCCCTTGGTGAAcatggttcccagttccctccctggcagcatctccaagagagggcagagagagattcctgcctgcaaccttggagaagcctctgccagtccgtgaagacaatcctgagctagatggaccaagggtctgactcagtctgtggcagcttcctatgttcctctctctGGTCGTCTTTTCCCCTCTGCAGGGCTCCACCCAGGAGGGGCCTCTTGTGAGCGTCCGTTTGCTCTGGGACATCCTGAAGCCGGACCCCGACAGCTTCCCCCCTCTCTACGTTCTTTGGAGGTCCCACAGTGAGTGCCACGTTTTGGGGCAGTGGGAGAAAGACTGGACTCCAGAAGGGGCAGCCGATGGTGGTTTGCTCCTGTTTCTAAGTGATGTTGACTAAGGTCTTTCTGCCAGGTTTGGAATAAAAACAtgctagctcagtggcagagcatctgccttgcaagGAGGAGGTCCCTGGCAGCGTCTGgcaaagacccctgagcctgaaaccttggagagctgctgccagtcagtgcagacaatcctgagctagatggaccaagggtctgactcagtatatgttccTATGGTTGACAAcagctcacatcatccccagctgcaaccagggggtgatgggagttgtagtcagcagcatcgGGGAATCCCTCCCACTTTCTCCCTCCGCTTCCAGGGGACATCCCAACCCGCCTGCAGTCCTGGCGCCGACACAACCACCCCTTCACGCTGAACTTCCTGGAGGCCGTGCTGAGCACCATGGGGATGGGCGAAATGCACAAGGCCATCAGCCTCTTCCTGGAAACGGTGGCCGGGCTGGCCAACCCCGCCCACCTGCAGAGGTACTCCCTGCTGCTTTTTGTCCAGCCCTGATGTGGTCCCCATGAGTGCTTTTAGGACCCAGGCATTTATAGGAGTGTTGTGtttggttgctgctgctctgtattttatggtgctgttgtgtgcgtgtatgtgttttaaaatcttttaattagatttgtgtttttatattccaatttaatatttttattgtgtggcTCTCAGGGTTATACCATTTCAGatgctttgtaaactgccttgagattgttttaatgaaaggcggtataaaaatgtaacttgaaataattaaatgaaattaaatgaaaacgtaagaacagccctgctggatcaggccctaggcctatctagtccagcctcctgtttcacacagtggctcaccagatgcctttggggagcccataggcaagaggtgtgtgcatagcctctttcctgctgttgctcccctgctactagtatttaggggcatcttgcctctgaggctggagatggcctatagccaccagactagtagccactgatgactttaaaaaaagccccttttaaagccatccaagctagtggccatcaccacaccctgtgacagagagttccacaagttaagtATGGAAATATGTCCTGGCTCCCATGAAAAGGGCctgggctcagtggtagagcatctgctttgcatgcagaaggcccgggttcaatccccagcattcgTGAGCCTCCTTCAAGGATGGGCGGGGGTTGTGAATGCAAGGACAAGACATAacgtcagttcaaaataaatgaAGCAGAACTTGCTCCTTGTGTGGGGTCTGGTTGCACGGCTGGGAATGAATGACAGAAGCCTGTCCCTTTTTAAGGCAGTGGTCCTTTTTGTTTAGCGTGTTGGTTTACTGTTTTCCACCAAGAAAAACCAAACTCGGagaggtttacatagcaaaaggaaacagaagggctcacagcctgggagcagtgcttcctataacagggattcccggatttTGTTCAGacctatagctcccatcatcccccatggcagtggcccttggctgggaattatgggagttgtagtcaacaagatctgggaaccCTTGTCATACAagcccaagcaacagccactgggaaagaAGCCATGATGGGCTGAAGAGAGATGGGCGCTCTCCCCCTGTTCTCAAAACAAGAGAGcggccattttgaaaaggggccCATTCCTGGCCCGGTGAGCAGAGGCCgcttaacgaggccgaccttGGCCTGAGGGGGAAAAAGCTCATTTATTATTGATGGCGCACCTGGCCCTTCTGCTTTTGAGCCCCAAGAAGTTCCCAGAGCTCTTTCCAGAGCCAAGAGGCCTGAGGAgaaggttccctgccccaaaggggctcccaATCCAAAGAGAGCGGAAGCCCCAGCAACCGCCCCACTGGGAGGGACGccatgctgggctgaagagggacagttgctctccattTGAAGAAGGTGCCCCTTCTTGGCCCGTTGAGCGGGGCTGGTCCCCAAGCTGCCTTCCGcaagagggcctgaagatggtttcctcctgcccccccaaggggctcacaggcACCCCAGAGAGAAGCCCgcgggagaccccagcaacagcccctggagaagATGGGACTCTGCTGGTCTGAATTGGGGGCAGTTGGTCTCCCCGTTCTCAActgaagagagccaccacttccaGGGGGCCCCTGCTGTGACCAGCCAGTATGGGCTTCATGGGCCCCGGTTCAACCCCGCGGGAGACGGCTTCGTAGGTCCTGGTCTGTTCTCACCGCCGCCGTCTCCTCCTTTTGTGTCCTTCAGGAGTGTTTACCGTGAGATCCTCTTCCTCAAACTGGCGGCACTGGGCAGAGACCACGTTGACATCGGTAAGGCTGATCTGGGGCTTCTCCCCACACGTCTAGGGGGGCAGGGTTGCAGGACAGGGCCGGACTTGGGCTCCTTCCATGCCGAAGGCACCAGGATTGCGCAGTGCAAACTGGGTATTTTATTTCTTGGTGTAAGAGCAGGGGTGACTGGTGACCCAGCGTATCTGTTGACATGTATTTTGGCGTAGTTTGACATTTCtgtccagctcttcctccagggagcccagaggggtTTACATGGTGGTGTtgatcctcaccacaaccctgtagggtaggctaggccgagagaccggcacagagtcacccagtgagtttcatggctgaacggggatttgaactcggggctccccggtcctagtccgacGCTCTGTGTGagggctttggggacagggcaagGAATAATGGTGGGGAAATAACTTGGCAGTTAACAAGCCAAGGAAAAACTCCTGCCCCTcacattgggggggtggggtgggggcgctaGGAGGAGTCCCTTTCTGGCTTCAGAGATTTCCTAGTCATTCTTTTCCATGAGAGTcgatgtggtgtagtggttagagtgctggactaggttcgtggagacccgagttcaaatcctgacTCAGCCGtggaactcattgggtgactcggggccagtcatttctccccTCAGGGTTTTTGAGAAGCTAAACATAAACCATGcctaccactctgggctccttggaggaagagcgggttagaAATGTGAAAATGCATacaatccaccaccaccacccagtcctGTTTGAGTCTGGGGCCATGAGGTCTGGGAACTTGAAAGAGCAAAAGGGGGTGCTGGAGGAACCCCACCTGAATtctggggggcggtggggggggctttTCTGGGCTTCTTCCCTCCGAGTCAGCCCCGCTACCCAGGGCGTGCGGTCCGGAGACGTCCCGCGTGCCTCACgcccttctcctccctctccccagctgaCTTTGACAAGAAATACAAATCCGCCTATTCCAAGCTGGCGGGCAGCGTGGGCAAGGAGTCCCTGaagcagcggcgggcccagccgcccACCTCCAAGGCCATAGACTGCCGGAAGAGCTTCGGGGCCAACCTGGAGTGCTAGTGGGGGCTGCCTTCCCTAcgcttgcccccccaccccacccccaccgccctccTCCCTGGCCTCATGCAACTCCCTGCTACATAGGAAGAACCAAGGACGGAACTGGAGCCGATAAACCAAATCGCGGCGGGAAACCAGGGTCCGCGGCCCACCTCCTTCCTGCCGCTGGCACTTGGCGGGTGCCGTCGTCGGTTGGGGATCTGGGGAATCGTAGGACGAGATGGCTGGTGTCAACCTCTTGGGGGGGGTGTTGGTTATTTGGGGTGGGCGGGGTGAGGAGAGCGAGACATCCCTGAGAGGTCTGGCACAGCTGATGACGCTGCCCTCATGGGGAGAACAGTGGGATGAGGGGGCCACGTGTATGTGGGGTGGCGGGGACATCTTGCCCCCCgtttcctagtccagcactgcacTCTGCACGTGCATGCAACACCAGGCGCCCCTctctcttccaccaccaccaccccgtccccccccccccactccaccccggaTCACTTCTTAAGAGTCGTCTATTTTTGTGCCCAGTGTTATTTCTGGAGGGTGGGTGGCCGGCTGGCCAGGAGTCACAGGGCCCCGGCGACCCCCGGAACGTCAGGGTTTAATATGGGGTGGGGCAGCCCTCAGCCGGTGGGGCCCCTCCCTAGcaaaagggtgttctgtttttttgttttgttttttttttaaccgtcAGTGTTATAACCTtataaaaaaaaaaggaaagtatTTTGTAGTTTATTTATTAACGGGCTGTTCTGCGacttcccctcctctccttgtCTTGGTTGCTTGTTCTGTATCCGTACAGATGGTGAgccctggggaggggggcgggtgtGGGGGGCGGCACTCAGTGTCTGAGCCCCCCTCTCACCCCCTCTGTACATGGAGTGgggcaatccccccaccccccagcccgaTGTAGAGACTGTTTTTCCCTTCTGGTGCTGTGGGCTGCTTTGTGTGgggtgcatggggtgggggggagaagagaaggacaGTGATTGTCCGGTGCTGCTCCCGCCCCCCGCTTCCTCCTCAGGGCTCGGATTGTGCAATATGGAGTCGGTCTCCatcaaacacccccccccgccccgcctttgGTTGTGTCATTCAGGGTCTCCCCCCttcctggttggttggtttgtttttcgATGTTCCTGTTATGTAAATAAAGATGCTTCTGTATTTTCTCTGCCTGAGTGCAACACTTGGTTCCCTgtttgggcgggggtggggggggtggggaggctgggccTAGCTCCAGAAATGGGTTTCAGCTTTTGGTCCTGTGGTACGTTAAGGTGTAACGCTCCTGAGCtcgtgcagagtgccttttcctTGCCACTCAGTTAGCTTATGCCCAAAGAGAGGAGAAAGCTCTTGAGCGGAAAAGCTTGACCACTAGCAGGCACGCGCCTCTGCCATGGGAGAAGGCACTGGTGGTTGGGAGGTGATGGATTTAGGATGCCGTGAAGGAAGTCGGAATGATACCTTTAAGAGTAACCCTGCTGGGCTGTATGAAAAGTCCACCCATCCTATTTTTCACAGTATctagccagatgcttccagaGCATCCATAAGCAGAGAAAGAAGCCCTCTTATATTCACCAGTATaagctgcctctgaacatggaggctctttTGTACTTTCCTGGATAAGAACAGTTGGACTCATTGACAACATAAAGCGAATGGGGTCTAAAGAAGGCTGCTTCTCTTTAACAAGTGCACTTTGCACGAGTCTGGGGACTGGTATTGGTGGCAGAATCTCAGCATTGGCTTTAAAACCAACGTGTTCAAACTTCTAGCCTATAAGGTTAGAGCCTTGCTCTGTGCTGCTGCATCCTCTCGTACTAGGGCGATTGTTTTTTCCGTGATGGAACTCGAGTCCTATCCAGGCACTGCAGATCAACCCTGCTTAGGTTCAGGGAGGTTGCTGTCTCGTCTACCATCTTCCCAGGCTGGTGTGCCATCTgatcaggggaggagagctggtcttgtggcagcaagcatgaattgtcccctttgctatgtagggcacaccctggtttgcatttgaatgg
The Hemicordylus capensis ecotype Gifberg chromosome 14, rHemCap1.1.pri, whole genome shotgun sequence genome window above contains:
- the DENND4B gene encoding DENN domain-containing protein 4B isoform X2, with amino-acid sequence MGATIESWPVDTKYQLPVFSTFVLTGASGDKVYGAAIQFYESFPRERLSERQCVWLNLVTVVDRRPITSKSVQTRKSICVLSHWPFFDVFHKFLTFLYRYSISGPHVLPLEAHISHFMHNVPFPSPQRPRILVQMSSYDNVLLCQPVSSPLPLSGASFMTLLQTLGPENAVALLVAILTEQKLLIHSLQPDVLTSVGEALVSMIFPLHWQCPYIPLCPLTLADVLCAPVPFIVGVHSSYFDLCDPPHDVICVDLDTNTIFQSEERKLLSPRSLPRKPYKVLLASLNSQYKQLDEMYNRPVEEASLEFLLTDYDIIYGRRKQLEMDIQGAFLRFMACLLKGYRSYLQPIAPAPSEKLRDCSNLFYLQGFLKSRDRAYHKFYSQLLRTQLFTQFIEECSFVSDRHMCLEFFDSCVEKVQVDLEKPEEGPLMELDDTHGSEHTVFIMPPEEPTGPDGAELPPCYRYDGFPRLQARLFERPQDQLMPSLSQARSSAPSSPAPRRTKQEMKVAQRVAQKYSAVPDMWSKCLLGHCYGLWFITLPTFVREAPSKVRALQTAYDALRQMEAKKVVLPDEVCYRILMQLCGQYGEPILSVQVLLEMKRAGIVPNTITYGYYNKAILESKWPSSTQGGRLRWAKLRNVVLGAAQFRQPLRQRQAEVQSVSTQSEGRGPKAPAAHFRSSLRRQTTWSGASLEESLPSTSLVKSGSLSFPPREEASLLEAEVPPVTQALGGSSDLLPAVPAWLRDVRDGPASSEDGSLSDVSSFVTDESDRFTLNSVDVPPGLGQPEGVGPGRAPESRGSRGGTPRRSLTAKLQQFLSPIKRPSVRQAPGVEHSHARPEPPPRRSPLETHLLLPRERPGSTASESSVSLGSEYDLSDTSLCSFYLGKSSDRLSEPPAVEVLLSTCSRCQSCRSLVYDEEVMAGWTSDDSNLNTACPFCARLFVPFLSIEIQDFQPPHSTTDSSDGSSISSDRPRDSEAPAPGSQGPVLSDRHHCLSLDEAEPEPGRESRAGSLCNGFSESPLPRHPARRVESLAFAYLSPLVLRKELETLLENEGADFLSQPELVDNHPIIYWNLVWYFQRLSMPSGLPQLLLASKHVQPAHQGSTQEGPLVSVRLLWDILKPDPDSFPPLYVLWRSHRDIPTRLQSWRRHNHPFTLNFLEAVLSTMGMGEMHKAISLFLETVAGLANPAHLQRSVYREILFLKLAALGRDHVDIADFDKKYKSAYSKLAGSVGKESLKQRRAQPPTSKAIDCRKSFGANLEC